TCCCCGGTCGAGAAGGAATGTTTGCGAATTCTGCTGGGTGGAACGCAACCGATTGTCGTGTGTCTGTTGCGGGCGCTGACTCAGACCACGCGCATTCCAGCCGATTGGCAGACGGCACTAGACTCTGGCCGGCTTTTGCTCGTGTCTTGTTTCGAAAAGCCGCGCCGTCCTGACAGAGAAACGGCGCGCAAGCGCAACGAGTTTGTCGCCGCGCTATCGGACGAAATCCTCATCATTCACGCCAAGCCCGGTGGCAGCGTAGAACGGATTGCCGAAATGGCGCGTGGCTGGGGTATACCGTCAGCCGAAACGGGGCCTGTCGAACAAAATCAAGGAAGGAGCTAAATTAGCCCGGAGGATGACACCCGCTCAATCTTTCGATGAAAACCGCCGATCTCAACATTCTCGTCCAAGAAGGCGAAGGCACCACGTTAGAGTTCAAGGAGAGCCTTTCACCATCCTTGACTCGCGAGCTGGTGGCCTTCGCCAACACCGTTGGAGGCAAGGTTCTGCTTGGCGTGCGCGACGACGGTAGCATCGTCGGGATGAAAGACTCCAATGGACTGCGAGCGCGGGTTCACGACCTCGCGCGCAATTGCGACCCGCCTCTGCAAGTGACCGTGGAGCCCGTTGGCAAGGTGATCGTGATCCGCTTACGAGAAAGAGAGGCCAAGCCCGTTCAGTGTAGTGAAGGCTTCTTCTGGCGACAGGGCGCGGTTACGCAGAAGCTTGCACGCGACGAGATTCGGGATTTTTTTCGCGTCCAAGGCTCGGTCCGATTTGACCTTTCGCCCTGCACGCGGTTTCGCTATCCAGCGGACTTCGACCGCCAGAAGTACAATACGTGGCTAAAGATGAGCGGCATCAGCGGCCGACCGCGCACAGAAGACGTTTTGGTAAACATCGAAGCGGCAGAGCGCTCGGCTGGCAAGCTTCTATTTCGCAACGCCGGTGTTCTTATGTTTGCCAAGAATGTGCGGCGGTTTTTCTCTCAAGCCTACATCACTTGTTTACTCGCGCGGGGTTCAGACAAAGTAGATATTCTTGACCGCAAGGACTTTGATGGAGGTATCGTTGCCGATATTGAAGACGCTCTGCGTTTTGTCGAACGCAATACGCGGGTCGCCTATCGCATAGAACGGTTGCGCCGCGAAGAGATACCCGAATATCCGATGGCTGCGCTGCGCGAAGCTGTTACTAATGCGGTGATGCATCGCGACTGGTTCAACGAGGGTGCCAACGTTTTCGTGGAAATTTATAGCGACCGCATTGAGGTGTCGAACCCTGGCGGTCTTCCTAATGGGATGTTGGCCTCCGACTTGGGCCACCGCAGCGTGCGGCGCAATCCGCTGCTTGCCGACTTGTTGCATAGAATCGAATTTATCGAGAAGGCCGGTACAGGCATCAAGCGCATGCGCGACGAGGCCAAAAAACATGGTTCTCCGGACCCGCAATTCAAGACAACAGGTTTCTTCACCGTCACTTTTTTTCCGAAATCCGTAGGTCAATACCCTAAGGCCCATGTTGAGGCCCATGTTGAGGCCCATGTTCCCCTAACAAGATTGGAAGCAAAAATGCTCGCTGCTTGCGCGGGCGAGCCTCAACGGCCGCCGGAGCTCCTACGACGCTTAGGATACTCGACACGAACCGGCAACTTCAAAAAAGCTCTCGCACACCTGATTGCCTTGGGTTTTGTAGAAATGACCAGTCCAAACAAACCACGTAGTATTAATCAACGTTATCGCATAACGACTAAAGGTATAGCGTTGTTGAAAAAGTCGCCCCGCCGCAGGATGGGGCGGCCCTCAGAATAATCGCAAAATGGCCAAAGCCAAAACCATCTTCGCCTGCCAAAGCTGCGGGTTTCAGTCGCCCAAGTGGCTCGGCAAATGTCCCGACTGCAATCAGTGGAACACGTTTGCCGAGGAGCATTTCGAAAAAGCCGCCACGCCTCGTGCTGAGCTAAGTCTCGGCACCAAAGAAGCGCCGGCGGCGATCGGTGATATCGATACATCCGAAGAAGGCCGCGTGCTCTCGGGCATCGGCGAGTTCGATCGTGTGCTCGGCGGCGGGTTGGTGCCGGGCTCGGTAATTTTGATTGGCGGTGATCCTGGCATCGGCAAGTCGACTCTTCTGCTGCAAGCTTTCGCCGCCGTCAGCCGCAAAAGTATTACCTGTCTCTACGTCTCCGGCGAAGAGTCGCAGCGGCAAATCAAGATGCGCGCCGAGCGGCTCGGCATCGACGCGCCCAATCTCCTCGTCGTCAGCGAGACCTCACTGGAGCGCATCCTCGAACACATCAAGAAGATCAAGCCAGGTCTGCTCGTTATCGATTCCGTGCAGACGATTTTCTCGACAACGATACCGTCCGCCCCCGGGAGTATCGCCCAGGTGCGCGAAACTTCCGGTTCGATCATCGTGCTCGCAAAAAAAACCGGCTTGACGACGTTTCTGATCGGCCATGTGACCAAAGACGGCGCCATTGCCGGCCCGCGATTGCTCGAACACATGGTCGATACCGTACTCTACTTCGAAGGCGACCGCGGCCATAGCTTCAGAATTCTTCGCGCCGTCAAAAACCGCTTCGGATCAACTAACGAAATCGGTGTTTTTGAAATGAAAGAAACCGGCCTGGCCGAGGTCAACAACCCATCCGAAATCTTTCTCATGGAGCGGCCGCTGCAAGTGCCCGGCTCCGCCGTCGTCTGCAGCATGGAAGGCACGCGGCCGATCTTGATCGAATTGCAAGCGCTGGTCACGAGATCGTTTCTCGCCGTGCCGCGGCGCACGACCATTGGCGTCGACCACAATCGCGTGGCACTGCTGGTCGCGGTGTTGGAAAAGAAAATGGGTGCAAAACTCTTCGATCAAGATATTTTCGTCAACGTCGCCGGTGGCGTGCACGTCGAAGAGCCCGCTGTCGATCTAGGTATCATCGCGGCCATCGCATCGAGCGCGAAGGAGGAAGTGCTCGATGGGCGGACAGTTTTCTTTGGTGAAGTCGGTCTCGCAGGCGAGATTCGCGCCATCTCCCAGGCTGAAGCCCGCGTCAAAGAAGCCGGCAAGCTCGGCTTCGAGCGCTGCGTATTACCGGCGAGCAATGCCGCCCAGCTCAAGCAAATCAAACACCCGCAGTTGCTGGCGGTCAGCTCTTTACAGGAATGCTGGAAAATTCTTTTCTAGTCTTTGCCGAGACTCAGTCGAAACCCTTTTCCTTGCTTGCGCAAAACAAGAAAACAAGTTAATTTTTCGTCTCCGCCCGCAAGTGCCGGAGTGGTGGAATGGCAGACGCGCCGGACTCAAAATCCGGTAGGGGCAACCCTGTGCGGGTTCAAGTCCCGCCTCCGGCACCAACAAATCACTCAAACTACGTTACTCCCTCTTTGTCGATAACCAACTCTTGTTTGCCGCAGCGTTGGCGTTGACTTGATCCGGCGTTGGCAACCTCAGTTTGCCGACGCGGCGCATTCCGTTATCATTGCCGGATGAAAATCGTTGTTATCGATGACTATCAGGACGCCTTGCGGCGCATGTCTTGTTACGACAAGTTGGCCGGCCATGCAGTCATCGTGTTTACCGACACCGAGAAAGATCCGGTGCGGCTTGCGGCACGCATCGGCGACGCCGAATGTTTGGTGCTGACGCAGCAGCGTTCGTGGATCAAGCGCGATCTGCTTGATTGCTTGCCACGTTTACGGCTCATCAGTCAGACCGGCCGGGTCACGGCGCATATCGATCTCAAGGCTTGTACCGAGCGCGGCATTCTTGTCTGCGCTGGCGGCAAGGGGCGGCCGCACTCGACGGCCGAGCTTGCTTGGGCCTTGATCTTGGCGGCGTTGCGCCACATTCCGGAGGAGGTGAACAACGTCCGCGCCGGGCGTTGGCAGTCGACCCTGGGCGCCGATGTCTATGGCAAGACCCTGGGCATTTATGCCCTCGGCGGTATCGGCTCGATCGTCGCGAATATTGGCCAGGCCTTTGGCGCGCGCATTCTGTGTTGGGGCCGCGGCGCGTCGCTTGAGCGCGCGCGGGCTGCGGGTTATGAAGTCGCGCCCGGCCGCGCTATGTTTTTTCCCGAGTCGGACATCGTCAGTCTGCATCTGCCGGTGGTGCGTGAAACCCGCGGCATCATCACCGCCGCCGATCTCGGGCGCATGAAGCCAAGCGCGCTACTCGTCAACACCAGCCGCTCAAAGCTGATCGAAGATGGTGCTTTGGTCTCAGCGTTGCGCGCCGGGCGGCCGGGCATGGCGGCGGTCGACGTCTACGATGACGAACCGCTACTCGACGCAAACCATCCGTTAGTGCGGCTGCCCAACGCCATTTGTACGCCGCATTTGGGCTTCGTCACGGCGGCAACCTACGAAGTGCACTATGAACTTGTAGTTCAACAGATTCTCACCTATCTCGCGGGCAGCCCAATCCATGTCGTCAACCCCGAAGTTCTCACAAGGTCATAAAATTGCGTGCTCACGGCCTAGGCATTGACCGCTGCGTCGGCGCCAACCTGACCGAATTGTTCGATGGTCTTGGTGAGATGGGTATCAACCATCGCCGCATTCTGCTGCGCGTCCCGTATGACACCCTTCGGATCATGCCCCGCTTGC
The sequence above is a segment of the Deltaproteobacteria bacterium genome. Coding sequences within it:
- a CDS encoding transcriptional regulator gives rise to the protein MKTADLNILVQEGEGTTLEFKESLSPSLTRELVAFANTVGGKVLLGVRDDGSIVGMKDSNGLRARVHDLARNCDPPLQVTVEPVGKVIVIRLREREAKPVQCSEGFFWRQGAVTQKLARDEIRDFFRVQGSVRFDLSPCTRFRYPADFDRQKYNTWLKMSGISGRPRTEDVLVNIEAAERSAGKLLFRNAGVLMFAKNVRRFFSQAYITCLLARGSDKVDILDRKDFDGGIVADIEDALRFVERNTRVAYRIERLRREEIPEYPMAALREAVTNAVMHRDWFNEGANVFVEIYSDRIEVSNPGGLPNGMLASDLGHRSVRRNPLLADLLHRIEFIEKAGTGIKRMRDEAKKHGSPDPQFKTTGFFTVTFFPKSVGQYPKAHVEAHVEAHVPLTRLEAKMLAACAGEPQRPPELLRRLGYSTRTGNFKKALAHLIALGFVEMTSPNKPRSINQRYRITTKGIALLKKSPRRRMGRPSE
- the radA gene encoding DNA repair protein RadA encodes the protein MAKAKTIFACQSCGFQSPKWLGKCPDCNQWNTFAEEHFEKAATPRAELSLGTKEAPAAIGDIDTSEEGRVLSGIGEFDRVLGGGLVPGSVILIGGDPGIGKSTLLLQAFAAVSRKSITCLYVSGEESQRQIKMRAERLGIDAPNLLVVSETSLERILEHIKKIKPGLLVIDSVQTIFSTTIPSAPGSIAQVRETSGSIIVLAKKTGLTTFLIGHVTKDGAIAGPRLLEHMVDTVLYFEGDRGHSFRILRAVKNRFGSTNEIGVFEMKETGLAEVNNPSEIFLMERPLQVPGSAVVCSMEGTRPILIELQALVTRSFLAVPRRTTIGVDHNRVALLVAVLEKKMGAKLFDQDIFVNVAGGVHVEEPAVDLGIIAAIASSAKEEVLDGRTVFFGEVGLAGEIRAISQAEARVKEAGKLGFERCVLPASNAAQLKQIKHPQLLAVSSLQECWKILF
- a CDS encoding D-2-hydroxyacid dehydrogenase family protein, which translates into the protein MKIVVIDDYQDALRRMSCYDKLAGHAVIVFTDTEKDPVRLAARIGDAECLVLTQQRSWIKRDLLDCLPRLRLISQTGRVTAHIDLKACTERGILVCAGGKGRPHSTAELAWALILAALRHIPEEVNNVRAGRWQSTLGADVYGKTLGIYALGGIGSIVANIGQAFGARILCWGRGASLERARAAGYEVAPGRAMFFPESDIVSLHLPVVRETRGIITAADLGRMKPSALLVNTSRSKLIEDGALVSALRAGRPGMAAVDVYDDEPLLDANHPLVRLPNAICTPHLGFVTAATYEVHYELVVQQILTYLAGSPIHVVNPEVLTRS